A region of Polyangiaceae bacterium DNA encodes the following proteins:
- a CDS encoding translocation/assembly module TamB domain-containing protein, which translates to MVKSTLRPPPTEPDPGPARGGRRARVLRFAGRASATLGLSAVFVLALVAGAVLHVNLPASRRVASTLLSRSLTGAFHGELRTGEIQELGLRGATLSEATVKDEAGTTVLTLQDIRVRTDVVTLIRDIVTAEERITVIIRHIRADRADAFIVPDAAGVPTLVRALTPVPSAPKEPRKPSAPSKPLRVWLPQIELGRVYGRGTVAGLPTLEVALGGVRGSVLATPKGAAIDVFRYGMTVRGLGGTDATGTGELHVRAPGAVWSSFNGYFGNLPVSSSVYVKGKTVKATVDVPKALPEDVRALFSDWPLKEAVAGHVEVNGDLPELQTNSRFEVDGAKLTATGPVRFDRGVNVALDVQGRGVDLRALWPKAPATNVDVDTSLAVFDKGGRLVVDVNGTTAATTLLGQAVPPMDVTGTWNEKGFEGKATLHETGMPLKVAFTVHPDGAVDLDARARSFQIERAPRVEKLTTAKGRAEAQVKARIEKNQLDATLAADVSGFSLGEVKLARGHVSGRAKGKLTELDKLSIDAKVTGSNLSAQGQSFGKVTATAKGPVLRPALTAKLSDEYGPEVNASAVLEAKAKPSVKNLDIQVKRGTAVLGGRISELGLDTRDVVVENLKLTGAGGELGGKVRISKGRIEVKAKGQELDLDLISRAIGLPRGVLGGKLTVDADVVASKEQSGGHVRLALGNGSIASVGGISLSLDATLDGEHIEGKASGAVADIGNFGAAWQSELDGNPAEAASWRGMTGDGEIQLSEVQLALLKHVLPKSARIDKIDGTAYARVRIERLSPKELPNLRVEIAGTRKLEVVQAPAKKGEAPLRFVGIELQATGGVNGEKGDASGTTQLYDSDGALITTSGSVRLDWKKLLATPEEWLTYALEAPVMAMLTIHERPFSQFPAPFRPEGLLGSAGARVLISGPASEPKLSVNIDARRVQSATSFRALAVDVRASGEWEPGSGRFGSNTELIVGGQRVAHLAAKGNANVFEGTWTGGAHLALEGVPLGVVPALAEAKVAGALQGNVALQRPKAEDPPQLSANIDLGGASVDGVSVGRGNILVRSDGKQLRAQAELDDGQGTLSADARFGLDWEKVTPDIDRARRVLLSVESKGYDAVVLSPFLRDVFSRLTGKVDGKLSATLEPRMAAGGKPSGDFDVEVDGSATVRSGVVNIAPMGIEFRDVTFGATAKRAGIYTLVRIQGVEGKARSEKVNLRALSNLYFDGVRLARGNASVSVTEVPVLFQGVSQATASGFATLQLEREEERMLVTVEIPNLTARLPQASGRAVVELADNPAIQIAQALKEPTVERTGSILPWHLVVNLRRGVRLTRSDLDLPLVGQPVIDLGQKTVVGGHIELEPGGRFQSWGKTWVIEAGRVVFDTPEPSDPHLFATASWRAPDGTLVYVDVRGTLKDAKLKLTSDPARPEPEIMALLFGGASSGGGDESSSARTRETAAAGGIATAFNTLFADALVGTVELRTGTDENKASYTAAVRLSESVWFEGTYRNRLEQQQSTAGTEPVDVSGTVDWRFRRNWSLRTEVGTLGTGLDLLWQYRY; encoded by the coding sequence ATGGTCAAGAGCACCCTCAGGCCACCGCCGACCGAGCCGGACCCCGGTCCCGCTCGGGGCGGGCGCCGGGCGCGGGTGCTGCGCTTCGCCGGGCGCGCCTCGGCCACCCTCGGCCTCAGCGCCGTGTTCGTGCTGGCGCTCGTCGCGGGCGCCGTGCTGCACGTCAACCTGCCGGCGTCGCGGCGCGTGGCCTCGACCCTGCTCTCGCGCTCGCTCACCGGCGCGTTCCACGGCGAGCTCCGCACGGGGGAAATCCAGGAGCTCGGCCTGCGCGGCGCGACGCTGAGCGAGGCTACGGTCAAGGACGAGGCGGGCACCACGGTGCTCACGCTGCAAGACATCCGCGTGCGCACGGACGTCGTGACCTTGATTCGAGACATCGTCACGGCCGAAGAGCGCATCACGGTCATCATCCGCCACATCCGCGCCGACCGAGCCGACGCCTTCATCGTCCCGGACGCGGCGGGCGTGCCCACGCTGGTCCGAGCGCTCACGCCGGTGCCCAGCGCGCCCAAGGAGCCGCGCAAGCCGAGCGCGCCGAGCAAGCCGCTCCGCGTGTGGCTGCCTCAGATCGAGCTCGGTCGGGTCTACGGGCGCGGCACCGTCGCCGGGTTGCCCACCCTGGAGGTCGCGCTCGGTGGCGTGCGCGGCTCGGTGCTCGCCACGCCCAAGGGCGCCGCCATCGACGTGTTTCGCTACGGCATGACGGTGCGCGGCCTCGGCGGCACGGACGCCACCGGGACCGGCGAGCTCCACGTGCGCGCGCCCGGCGCAGTGTGGAGCTCGTTCAACGGCTACTTCGGCAATTTGCCGGTCTCGAGCTCGGTGTACGTGAAGGGCAAGACCGTCAAGGCAACGGTGGACGTGCCCAAGGCGCTGCCCGAGGACGTGCGCGCGCTCTTCTCCGACTGGCCGCTGAAGGAAGCAGTGGCCGGCCACGTCGAGGTGAACGGGGATCTGCCGGAGCTCCAGACCAACTCGCGCTTCGAGGTCGACGGCGCCAAGCTCACCGCGACCGGACCGGTGCGCTTCGATCGCGGGGTGAACGTCGCGTTGGACGTGCAGGGGCGCGGCGTCGATCTGCGCGCGCTCTGGCCCAAAGCGCCCGCGACCAACGTGGACGTGGACACCTCGCTGGCGGTCTTCGACAAGGGCGGCCGGCTCGTGGTGGACGTCAACGGCACCACCGCCGCGACCACGCTCCTCGGTCAGGCGGTGCCTCCCATGGACGTGACCGGCACCTGGAACGAGAAGGGCTTCGAAGGCAAGGCCACGCTCCACGAGACCGGCATGCCGCTCAAGGTCGCGTTCACGGTCCACCCGGACGGGGCGGTGGACCTCGATGCCCGCGCGCGCTCTTTCCAGATCGAGCGCGCCCCGCGCGTCGAGAAGCTGACGACCGCCAAGGGCCGCGCCGAAGCTCAGGTCAAGGCGCGCATCGAGAAGAACCAGCTCGACGCCACGCTCGCGGCGGACGTCTCGGGCTTCTCGCTCGGGGAGGTGAAGCTCGCGCGCGGACACGTCAGCGGCCGCGCGAAGGGCAAGCTGACCGAGCTCGACAAGCTCTCCATCGACGCCAAGGTGACGGGCTCGAACCTGAGCGCCCAGGGCCAGAGCTTCGGCAAGGTGACGGCCACGGCGAAGGGGCCGGTCCTGCGCCCGGCGCTGACCGCCAAGCTCAGCGACGAGTACGGGCCGGAGGTGAACGCGAGCGCCGTCCTGGAGGCAAAGGCCAAGCCGAGCGTGAAGAACCTGGACATCCAGGTGAAGCGCGGTACAGCCGTGCTCGGCGGTCGCATCTCCGAGCTCGGCCTCGACACCCGCGACGTCGTCGTGGAAAACCTCAAGCTGACCGGCGCGGGCGGCGAGCTGGGCGGCAAGGTGCGCATCTCGAAGGGCCGCATCGAGGTCAAGGCCAAGGGCCAGGAGCTCGATCTCGACTTGATCTCCCGGGCCATCGGGCTGCCGCGCGGAGTGCTGGGAGGCAAGCTCACCGTGGACGCCGACGTCGTCGCCAGCAAGGAGCAGTCCGGGGGCCACGTGCGGCTGGCGCTCGGCAACGGCTCCATCGCGTCGGTGGGCGGCATCTCCCTCTCGCTGGACGCGACGCTCGACGGCGAGCACATCGAGGGCAAGGCGAGCGGCGCGGTTGCCGACATCGGCAACTTCGGCGCCGCCTGGCAGAGCGAGCTCGACGGCAACCCGGCCGAGGCGGCCTCTTGGCGCGGCATGACGGGGGACGGTGAGATCCAGCTCAGCGAGGTGCAGCTCGCACTCTTGAAGCACGTCCTGCCCAAGTCGGCCCGCATCGACAAGATCGACGGCACCGCCTACGCCCGCGTCAGGATCGAGCGCCTCTCGCCGAAGGAGCTGCCCAACCTCCGGGTCGAGATCGCCGGCACGCGCAAGCTCGAGGTCGTGCAGGCGCCCGCCAAGAAGGGCGAAGCGCCGCTCCGCTTCGTGGGCATCGAGCTGCAGGCGACGGGCGGCGTGAACGGCGAGAAGGGCGACGCCAGCGGGACCACGCAGCTCTACGACTCGGACGGCGCGCTGATCACCACCAGCGGCTCGGTGCGCCTGGACTGGAAGAAGCTCCTCGCCACGCCGGAAGAGTGGCTGACGTACGCGCTCGAAGCGCCAGTGATGGCGATGCTCACGATCCACGAGCGACCGTTCTCGCAGTTCCCCGCGCCCTTCCGCCCGGAGGGTCTGCTCGGCTCCGCCGGCGCGCGCGTGCTGATCTCGGGCCCCGCCAGCGAGCCGAAGCTGTCGGTCAACATCGACGCGCGCCGCGTGCAGTCGGCGACGAGCTTCCGCGCGCTGGCGGTCGACGTGCGCGCGAGCGGTGAATGGGAGCCCGGCAGCGGGCGCTTCGGCAGCAACACGGAGCTCATCGTGGGCGGGCAACGGGTCGCGCACCTGGCGGCCAAGGGCAACGCCAACGTGTTCGAAGGCACCTGGACGGGCGGCGCGCACCTGGCGCTGGAGGGGGTCCCGCTCGGGGTGGTGCCGGCCCTCGCGGAGGCAAAAGTCGCGGGCGCACTGCAGGGCAACGTGGCCTTGCAGCGGCCGAAGGCGGAGGACCCGCCGCAGCTGTCGGCGAACATCGACCTGGGCGGCGCCAGCGTGGACGGCGTGAGCGTGGGACGCGGGAACATCTTGGTCCGCTCCGACGGCAAGCAGCTGCGAGCGCAGGCCGAGCTCGACGACGGCCAGGGCACGCTGAGCGCCGACGCCCGATTCGGGCTCGATTGGGAGAAGGTCACGCCGGACATCGACCGCGCCCGGCGCGTGCTGCTCTCGGTGGAGTCGAAGGGCTACGACGCGGTCGTGCTGTCTCCGTTCCTGCGCGACGTCTTCTCGCGCCTGACCGGAAAGGTGGACGGAAAGCTCAGCGCCACGCTCGAGCCCCGCATGGCCGCCGGCGGAAAGCCCAGCGGAGACTTCGACGTGGAGGTGGACGGCAGCGCAACGGTGAGGAGCGGCGTGGTGAACATCGCGCCGATGGGCATCGAGTTCCGCGACGTCACCTTCGGCGCCACGGCCAAGCGAGCCGGCATCTACACGCTGGTGCGGATCCAAGGCGTGGAAGGCAAGGCTCGCTCCGAGAAGGTGAACCTCCGCGCGCTCTCCAACCTCTACTTCGACGGCGTGCGCCTCGCCCGCGGCAACGCCTCGGTCAGCGTGACCGAGGTCCCGGTGCTGTTCCAGGGGGTGTCGCAGGCAACGGCCAGCGGCTTCGCGACGCTCCAGCTGGAGCGCGAAGAAGAGCGCATGCTCGTGACCGTCGAGATCCCGAACCTCACCGCGCGGCTGCCCCAGGCCTCGGGCCGCGCGGTGGTCGAGCTCGCGGACAACCCTGCCATCCAGATCGCCCAGGCCTTGAAGGAGCCCACCGTCGAACGCACCGGCAGCATCTTGCCCTGGCACCTGGTGGTGAACCTGCGCCGCGGCGTGCGGCTGACGCGCTCGGATCTGGATCTGCCGCTGGTCGGCCAGCCCGTCATCGACCTGGGACAGAAGACCGTCGTGGGCGGGCACATCGAGCTCGAGCCCGGCGGCCGCTTCCAGTCCTGGGGCAAGACCTGGGTGATCGAGGCGGGGCGGGTGGTGTTCGACACCCCGGAGCCGAGCGACCCGCACCTGTTCGCGACCGCAAGCTGGCGCGCGCCCGACGGCACCCTGGTGTACGTGGACGTGCGGGGCACCCTCAAGGACGCGAAGCTCAAGCTGACCAGCGATCCGGCGCGACCCGAGCCGGAGATCATGGCGCTCCTGTTCGGTGGCGCTTCGAGCGGCGGCGGCGACGAGTCATCGAGCGCCCGCACGCGCGAGACGGCGGCCGCCGGCGGCATCGCCACGGCTTTCAACACGCTGTTCGCCGACGCCTTGGTCGGGACCGTCGAGCTTCGCACCGGGACCGACGAGAACAAGGCCAGCTACACCGCCGCGGTGCGCCTGAGCGAGAGCGTCTGGTTCGAAGGAACGTACCGCAATCGACTCGAGCAACAGCAGAGCACCGCCGGCACCGAGCCCGTGGACGTGAGCGGCACCGTGGACTGGCGCTTCAGGAGGAACTGGTCCTTGCGCACCGAGGTCGGAACGCTGGGCACCGGGCTCGATCTGCTCTGGCAGTATCGGTACTAG
- a CDS encoding BamA/TamA family outer membrane protein: MRQSRAGALAKAALLSTALVGCIKRAAPPGRDLVAGVDVVGGSAVDSSNVEERLATRPPPWPRSFEGLLYDYEVFDDTVLARDLERVERYYRRKGFYEAKVRAARILRVDERHVRVEIAVDEGPVVEVRRSDLSGLASLPHDVAARALAAITLDPGDRFDEDVFEANAKAIANVLGDAGYAFARVKHHAKVDLATHTADVSFEIVQGEVARYGRVRIVGLESIPEEKVRAVLGLEEGARYSRRDVLDAQDALQNLGVFSSVEVGQDKSNAETGEVPITVVLREASLRTLRVGGGARFDVLRLSNHFRVGWEHRNFAGGMRRFNVEARPGVTYFPTRIGRFDTPTRVLPENRLHSELRQPSFIEGRTTGFVAADYSIYPLLYPIPDNADPERERVIGYHEIKASTGLERAFFAHHLFVTPSYNWQANFPFTYQGGRPDGLDAVRVSFPELYAILDFRDDRIDPRKGFYLSNSFQVAGYVFGGTVSDLRLRPEFRGFLPLSKHVTLATRVTNGFLFPSDYGETLTSAQAQADPTNPSVVRDQHKLLFRAFYSGGPNSNRGYPYRGVGPHGPVGFLVPTGENCGGALDQLPDACIRPLGGLTLWEASMEVRFPIIGPLFGATFIDASDVTRRVGEIRFNVPHISPGLGLRYQTPVGPLRIDAGYRTPWLQQLGEEDLERREGDPGTVFGLPMAIHIALGEAF; the protein is encoded by the coding sequence ATGCGTCAGTCGCGCGCGGGAGCGCTGGCCAAAGCGGCCTTGCTCTCGACCGCGCTCGTCGGCTGCATCAAGAGGGCCGCGCCGCCCGGACGCGATCTCGTCGCTGGCGTCGACGTGGTCGGCGGCAGCGCCGTCGACTCGAGCAACGTCGAGGAGCGGCTCGCGACCCGCCCGCCGCCCTGGCCGCGCTCGTTCGAAGGGCTGCTCTACGACTACGAGGTGTTCGACGACACCGTGCTCGCGCGGGACCTCGAGCGGGTCGAGCGCTACTACCGCCGCAAGGGGTTCTACGAGGCGAAGGTCCGTGCGGCGCGCATCCTGCGCGTGGACGAGCGCCACGTCCGGGTCGAGATCGCCGTGGACGAGGGCCCCGTGGTGGAGGTGCGCCGCTCCGACCTGAGCGGCCTGGCCAGCCTGCCACACGACGTGGCGGCGAGAGCGCTCGCCGCCATCACCCTCGACCCCGGAGATCGCTTCGACGAGGACGTCTTCGAAGCCAACGCCAAGGCCATCGCCAACGTGCTGGGGGACGCCGGATACGCCTTCGCGCGGGTGAAGCACCACGCCAAGGTGGACCTCGCGACTCACACCGCGGACGTGAGCTTCGAGATCGTGCAGGGGGAGGTCGCGCGCTACGGCCGGGTGCGCATCGTGGGGCTCGAGTCGATCCCGGAGGAGAAGGTGCGCGCCGTGCTGGGCCTGGAAGAGGGCGCCCGCTACTCGCGCCGCGACGTCCTGGACGCCCAGGACGCCCTGCAGAACCTGGGTGTGTTCTCCAGCGTCGAGGTCGGACAAGACAAGTCGAACGCCGAGACCGGCGAGGTGCCGATCACGGTGGTATTGCGAGAGGCATCGCTGCGCACGCTGCGCGTCGGCGGCGGCGCGCGCTTCGACGTGCTCCGTCTGTCCAATCACTTCCGCGTCGGCTGGGAGCACCGGAACTTCGCCGGCGGCATGCGCCGCTTCAACGTCGAGGCCCGGCCCGGCGTGACCTACTTTCCGACGCGCATCGGCCGCTTCGACACGCCGACGCGGGTCTTGCCCGAGAACCGCCTGCACTCCGAGCTGCGCCAGCCCTCGTTCATCGAAGGGCGCACCACGGGGTTCGTGGCCGCCGACTACAGCATCTACCCGCTGCTCTACCCGATCCCCGACAACGCCGACCCGGAGCGCGAGCGGGTGATCGGCTATCACGAGATCAAGGCCAGCACGGGCCTGGAGCGCGCCTTCTTCGCCCACCACCTGTTCGTGACGCCCTCCTACAACTGGCAGGCGAACTTCCCCTTCACCTACCAGGGCGGCAGGCCCGATGGGCTCGACGCGGTCCGGGTGTCGTTCCCCGAGCTCTACGCCATCCTGGACTTCCGCGACGATCGTATCGACCCGCGCAAGGGATTCTACCTGTCGAACTCGTTCCAGGTGGCGGGCTACGTCTTCGGCGGCACCGTCAGCGATCTTCGCCTCAGGCCCGAGTTCCGCGGCTTCTTACCGCTCTCCAAGCACGTGACCCTGGCCACGCGGGTGACGAACGGTTTCTTGTTCCCGAGCGACTACGGCGAGACGCTGACCAGCGCGCAGGCGCAGGCCGATCCGACCAACCCGAGTGTGGTCCGCGATCAGCACAAGCTCCTGTTCCGGGCCTTCTACAGCGGAGGCCCCAACTCGAACCGCGGCTACCCCTATCGCGGCGTCGGGCCCCACGGTCCGGTCGGCTTCCTGGTGCCCACGGGCGAAAACTGCGGCGGAGCCCTGGACCAGCTGCCGGATGCTTGCATCCGCCCCCTGGGAGGCCTCACGCTGTGGGAGGCCTCGATGGAAGTGCGCTTTCCCATCATCGGCCCGCTGTTCGGTGCGACTTTCATCGACGCGAGCGACGTCACACGCAGAGTGGGAGAAATCCGCTTCAACGTCCCGCACATCTCCCCCGGCCTGGGCCTGCGCTACCAGACGCCGGTGGGCCCGCTGCGCATCGACGCGGGCTACCGCACGCCCTGGTTGCAGCAGCTCGGCGAGGAGGATCTGGAGCGCCGGGAAGGCGACCCGGGCACCGTGTTCGGCCTGCCCATGGCCATCCACATCGCGCTGGGCGAGGCGTTCTGA
- a CDS encoding serine/threonine protein phosphatase, which translates to MGRTIVVGDVHGCRAELEELLSRLAFGREDALYLVGDLVARGPDGPGVLDLAAGLGAAAVQGNHEWRLLQVRAARARGEPGRRLGPSHELLMRVLEDRHWAVLEALPYWLDLPAHELRVVHAGVVPGTPMERQDPWALTHMRSIDDDGAPSDKRARTLWAERYDELPHVVFGHNAVDGLQLASFATGLDTGCVYGNQLSALVLGPGERVPPKRERRDVIVSVRARKAYVEMKPGA; encoded by the coding sequence GTGGGTCGCACGATCGTCGTGGGGGACGTCCACGGTTGCCGGGCCGAGCTCGAAGAGCTGCTGTCCCGCCTGGCCTTTGGGCGGGAGGACGCCCTCTACCTGGTCGGGGATCTGGTGGCGCGGGGCCCCGATGGGCCCGGGGTTCTGGACCTGGCGGCCGGGCTCGGCGCGGCGGCCGTGCAGGGCAACCACGAGTGGCGCCTGCTCCAGGTGCGGGCCGCCCGGGCCCGAGGCGAGCCGGGGCGGAGGCTCGGGCCCTCCCACGAGCTCCTGATGCGAGTGCTGGAGGACCGACACTGGGCGGTGCTCGAGGCCCTGCCGTACTGGCTGGACCTCCCCGCTCACGAGCTCCGGGTGGTGCACGCCGGCGTGGTGCCCGGCACCCCCATGGAGCGCCAGGATCCTTGGGCCCTCACCCACATGCGCAGCATCGACGACGACGGCGCGCCCAGCGACAAGCGCGCTCGGACGCTCTGGGCCGAGCGCTACGACGAGCTGCCGCACGTCGTGTTCGGGCACAACGCGGTGGACGGCCTGCAGCTCGCCTCGTTTGCCACGGGTCTCGACACCGGCTGCGTCTACGGCAACCAGCTCTCGGCGCTGGTGCTCGGTCCCGGCGAGCGCGTGCCCCCGAAGCGCGAGCGCCGCGACGTCATCGTGTCGGTGCGCGCCCGCAAGGCGTACGTGGAGATGAAGCCGGGGGCCTAG